Proteins encoded within one genomic window of Bradyrhizobium sp. CB1717:
- a CDS encoding type II and III secretion system protein family protein has translation MNYGDDRTGLRIRGNRASTFWTGAMLMLGLLAAPDMVSAAADAPVGDQAPMQVPDLGLTSVGSIAPAKTRFLSLGVGKSVVIDLPREVKDVLVADPKIANAVIRSAQRAYIIGGQVGQTNVVFFTADGQQVAAYDIAVKRDLNGMRSALRQSLPGVQIEGVGDSVMLTGSVSSPVEAQQAGDVAAKLVGGSEKVVNNIVVRGRDQVMLKVVVGEVRRDIVKQLGVDLSASLNAGTAVVNFNNSNPFSVSGGPLVSSNGLGVTGLAKGVATVNATMRAMESAGVMRTLAEPSLTAISGESATFIAGGEFPIPAGYSCDPVTHVCTTQITYKKFGISLNFTPVVLSEGRISLRVMTEVSELSNQNAISVTQAVSAGQTSSITIPSIQTRRAETTLEIPSGGSMAMAGLIQQQTKQAINGLPGVDQVPIIGALFRSQDFVNNETELMVIVTPYVVRAVAQKELSRPDDGFAPASDAQTALLGRMNRLYGTTRRVDPVSGTPGDFGFIID, from the coding sequence ATGAACTATGGGGATGATCGGACGGGCCTGCGCATTCGGGGGAATCGCGCAAGCACGTTCTGGACGGGGGCGATGCTGATGCTGGGGCTGCTCGCAGCTCCTGACATGGTCAGCGCTGCTGCAGATGCGCCGGTCGGCGACCAGGCACCGATGCAGGTGCCGGATCTCGGCTTGACGTCGGTCGGCTCGATCGCGCCGGCGAAGACGCGTTTTCTCTCGCTCGGCGTCGGCAAGTCCGTCGTCATCGACCTGCCGCGCGAGGTCAAGGACGTGCTGGTGGCCGATCCCAAGATCGCCAACGCGGTGATCCGCTCGGCCCAGCGCGCCTACATCATCGGCGGCCAGGTCGGCCAGACCAATGTCGTGTTCTTCACCGCCGACGGCCAGCAGGTCGCCGCCTACGACATCGCGGTGAAACGTGATCTCAACGGCATGCGTTCGGCGCTGCGCCAGTCGCTGCCGGGCGTGCAGATCGAGGGCGTCGGCGACAGCGTGATGCTGACCGGCTCGGTGTCGAGCCCGGTCGAGGCCCAGCAGGCCGGCGACGTCGCCGCAAAGCTCGTCGGCGGCTCCGAGAAGGTCGTCAACAACATCGTCGTGCGCGGCCGTGACCAGGTGATGCTCAAGGTCGTCGTCGGCGAGGTGCGCCGCGACATCGTCAAGCAGCTCGGCGTCGATCTCAGCGCCAGCCTGAACGCCGGCACCGCGGTCGTGAATTTCAACAACTCCAACCCGTTCTCGGTCTCCGGCGGCCCGCTCGTCAGCAGCAACGGGCTCGGTGTGACCGGGCTCGCAAAAGGCGTGGCCACCGTCAACGCCACGATGCGCGCGATGGAAAGCGCCGGCGTGATGCGGACCCTGGCCGAGCCGAGCCTGACGGCGATCTCCGGCGAGTCCGCCACTTTCATCGCCGGCGGCGAATTCCCGATCCCTGCGGGCTATTCCTGCGATCCGGTCACCCACGTCTGTACCACCCAGATCACCTACAAGAAGTTCGGCATCTCCCTGAACTTCACGCCGGTCGTGCTCAGCGAGGGACGTATCAGCCTGCGCGTGATGACCGAAGTCTCGGAGCTGTCGAATCAGAACGCCATCTCCGTGACGCAGGCGGTGTCCGCGGGCCAGACCAGCTCGATCACCATCCCCTCGATCCAGACCCGCCGCGCCGAGACCACGCTGGAAATTCCCTCGGGCGGCTCGATGGCGATGGCCGGACTGATCCAGCAGCAGACCAAGCAGGCGATCAACGGCCTCCCCGGCGTCGACCAGGTGCCGATCATCGGCGCGCTGTTCCGCAGCCAGGACTTCGTCAACAACGAGACCGAGCTGATGGTGATCGTGACGCCCTATGTGGTGCGCGCGGTCGCCCAGAAGGAATTGTCGCGGCCCGACGACGGCTTCGCGCCGGCCTCGGACGCGCAGACGGCGCTGCTCGGCCGCATGAACCGCCTCTACGGCACCACGCGGCGCGTCGACCCGGTCAGCGGCACGCCCGGCGATTTCGGCTTCATCATCGACTGA
- a CDS encoding tetratricopeptide repeat protein, with translation MPKRSSLAFPPARLLLPALIALALGGCQTTSLEDVTGALGGKTEAAGKADAKADVRSDMDALRERYRAKPSDPAIAIEYGKALRDTGQRAQAVAVLEQAVLAHPSNKALLAGYGRALADNGNFQQAFDVLGRAHSPEDPDWRILSAQGAALDQLGRNEEAQQYYASALKIVPDEPQVLSNLGLSYMLQNNLPRAEQVLGRAHQRNQNDVRIRANLALVLGLQGREAEAEILVKADLPPDQAAAKVSALRQLLAKKQQQRAEK, from the coding sequence ATGCCCAAGCGTTCGTCCCTCGCCTTCCCCCCGGCGAGATTGCTGCTTCCCGCCCTCATCGCGCTTGCCCTCGGCGGCTGTCAGACGACGAGCCTCGAGGACGTCACCGGCGCGCTCGGCGGCAAGACGGAAGCAGCCGGCAAGGCCGACGCCAAGGCTGACGTCAGGTCGGACATGGACGCGCTGCGTGAGCGCTATCGCGCCAAGCCGAGCGATCCCGCTATTGCGATCGAATACGGCAAGGCGCTGCGCGACACCGGCCAGCGCGCTCAGGCGGTCGCGGTGCTCGAGCAGGCCGTGCTCGCCCATCCCAGCAACAAGGCGCTGCTCGCCGGCTACGGCCGCGCGCTCGCCGACAACGGCAATTTCCAGCAGGCGTTCGACGTTCTGGGCCGCGCGCATTCGCCCGAGGATCCCGATTGGCGGATCCTGTCGGCGCAGGGCGCGGCGCTCGATCAGCTCGGCCGCAACGAGGAGGCGCAGCAATATTACGCCAGCGCCTTGAAGATCGTGCCTGACGAGCCGCAGGTTCTGTCCAATCTCGGCCTGTCCTACATGCTCCAGAACAATCTGCCGCGGGCCGAACAGGTGCTCGGCCGCGCCCATCAGCGCAATCAGAACGACGTGCGGATCCGTGCCAATCTCGCGCTCGTGCTGGGATTGCAGGGCCGCGAGGCCGAGGCTGAAATCCTCGTGAAGGCAGATTTGCCGCCGGACCAGGCCGCGGCCAAGGTCTCGGCGCTGCGGCAGCTGCTGGCGAAGAAGCAGCAGCAGCGGGCCGAGAAGTAG
- the rsmI gene encoding 16S rRNA (cytidine(1402)-2'-O)-methyltransferase — protein sequence MRAKPAPINTPEDPDAAPRGFSIDAHRFPAPKAAPGLHLVATPIGNLGDITLRALQTLAGVDVIACEDTRITRRLTERYDIAATLRQYHEHNAEAARPKILEALAQGGSVALVSDAGTPLISDPGFKLVREVCAAGHAVYALPGPSSVLAALSVAALPTDRFFFEGFLPAKSAARRARLTELARIDATLVMFESGNRVQDTLAELAEIMGAREAAICRELTKLHEEISRATLHELARDAATLETRGEFVLVIAPPAPDAEVLTSDALDDLLREQLAANSVKDAVAHAVALSGRPRREVYARALELAKDLRGGDGEG from the coding sequence ATGCGCGCAAAGCCGGCCCCGATAAATACGCCTGAAGACCCAGACGCCGCCCCACGCGGCTTCTCCATCGATGCCCATCGGTTCCCGGCCCCCAAGGCGGCGCCGGGCCTCCATCTGGTCGCGACCCCCATCGGCAATCTCGGCGATATCACCTTGCGCGCGCTGCAGACGCTCGCCGGCGTCGACGTGATCGCCTGCGAGGACACCCGCATCACGCGCCGCCTGACCGAGCGCTACGACATCGCAGCAACGCTCAGGCAATATCACGAGCACAACGCCGAAGCCGCGCGCCCGAAGATCCTGGAGGCGCTGGCGCAAGGCGGTTCGGTGGCGCTGGTATCGGATGCCGGCACGCCGCTGATCTCCGATCCCGGCTTCAAGCTGGTGCGCGAGGTCTGCGCTGCCGGCCACGCCGTGTATGCGCTGCCCGGCCCCTCCTCGGTGCTGGCCGCGCTGTCGGTCGCAGCCCTGCCGACCGACCGCTTTTTCTTCGAAGGCTTTCTGCCGGCGAAATCCGCCGCGCGGCGCGCGCGCCTGACCGAGCTCGCCCGCATCGACGCGACACTGGTGATGTTCGAATCTGGCAACCGCGTGCAGGATACGCTCGCGGAGCTCGCCGAGATCATGGGGGCGCGCGAGGCCGCGATCTGCCGCGAGCTGACCAAGCTGCATGAAGAAATTTCGCGCGCAACGCTGCACGAGCTGGCGCGGGACGCTGCCACACTGGAGACCCGCGGCGAGTTCGTGCTGGTGATCGCTCCACCCGCGCCCGATGCCGAGGTGCTGACATCGGATGCGCTGGACGATCTCCTGCGCGAGCAGCTCGCCGCGAACAGCGTCAAGGATGCCGTTGCGCACGCCGTCGCGCTATCGGGCCGGCCGCGCCGCGAGGTCTATGCCCGCGCGCTCGAGCTCGCAAAGGACCTGCGAGGCGGCGATGGCGAAGGCTGA
- a CDS encoding BA14K family protein, with translation MRIDHVLKVVLMTGTGALMLSASAMAAPLQSVVGGTGGVPALTEKVWCRYGPCYDNGAGVGGLVGGLIGGAIAAGAATAAAQQEAAATQQHAASCAQRYRSYDPASNTYAAKDGRRYPCQ, from the coding sequence ATGCGCATCGATCACGTCTTGAAAGTTGTCTTGATGACCGGCACCGGCGCTCTGATGCTTTCGGCCTCCGCGATGGCCGCTCCGTTGCAGAGCGTCGTGGGAGGCACGGGCGGAGTTCCGGCGCTGACCGAGAAGGTCTGGTGCCGTTACGGACCGTGCTATGACAATGGCGCCGGTGTCGGCGGACTGGTCGGCGGCCTCATCGGCGGTGCCATCGCGGCCGGTGCGGCCACCGCTGCCGCGCAGCAGGAAGCGGCGGCCACCCAGCAGCACGCGGCCTCATGCGCCCAGCGCTACCGCTCCTACGATCCGGCATCGAACACATACGCGGCCAAGGACGGCCGGCGGTATCCCTGCCAGTAA
- a CDS encoding PilZ domain-containing protein — protein sequence MLANRRRSERRVCSRLAKIHFGAGSLPRDCTITDISDGGVKVVAEFLEVPPQFTIIFAPDYSRQCRLRWRIGCEFGAEFTD from the coding sequence ATGCTTGCAAATCGCCGGAGAAGCGAACGTCGGGTGTGCAGCCGGCTCGCCAAGATTCATTTTGGGGCGGGCTCGCTGCCCAGGGACTGCACGATCACGGATATCTCGGACGGGGGCGTGAAAGTCGTGGCGGAATTTCTGGAAGTGCCGCCGCAATTCACCATCATCTTCGCGCCGGACTATTCCCGCCAATGCCGCCTGCGCTGGCGCATCGGCTGCGAATTCGGTGCCGAATTCACCGACTAG
- a CDS encoding AraC family transcriptional regulator codes for MAEDILAASPARSGSSFQALLEMLRPHGINAHSAPKPDGSFRWQADVAVGAGMDVVRAELSAGWDWRYSYGDSGGELAISLLNAGKADMLIAGKSVQRTSSEVAVVSLPRLQEQSVEAVDGRYSSVTLTLHTDVVTKALSATFGNAALEDLDLTPKLDLSTSAGQALYQLVRASAAGLYDGILARSPKASALLSEAAMQLILENVPHRLIDRLNRQPLDAPPRHIRRAVEYMRANLHLPLTVADIAGNVGISSRLLQSGFRRIHGTTPVAYLRRIRLEAIHDELSRPENLLPVSEVAWKWGFTHMGRFAASYRSAFGLYPSETVRRARGFCG; via the coding sequence ATGGCCGAAGACATACTCGCCGCATCTCCCGCACGATCGGGGTCGTCGTTTCAGGCGTTGCTTGAGATGCTCCGGCCTCACGGGATCAACGCGCACTCCGCGCCGAAGCCCGACGGATCATTCCGCTGGCAGGCGGATGTTGCCGTCGGAGCCGGCATGGATGTCGTGCGGGCGGAGCTGTCCGCAGGTTGGGACTGGCGCTATTCATACGGCGATTCAGGCGGCGAGCTTGCGATCAGCCTGCTGAACGCCGGCAAGGCCGACATGCTCATTGCGGGAAAGAGCGTCCAGCGAACGTCCTCCGAAGTGGCCGTCGTGTCGCTTCCGCGATTGCAGGAGCAGAGCGTCGAGGCGGTGGACGGCAGATATTCGAGTGTCACGCTGACGCTGCACACCGATGTGGTGACCAAGGCGCTGTCTGCGACGTTCGGAAACGCGGCACTGGAAGATCTCGATCTGACGCCGAAGCTCGACTTGTCGACCAGCGCGGGGCAGGCCCTTTATCAACTCGTCCGTGCCAGTGCCGCCGGCCTGTATGACGGGATCCTGGCACGCTCTCCAAAAGCCAGCGCCCTGCTCTCGGAAGCGGCGATGCAGCTGATCCTTGAAAATGTCCCCCATCGGCTGATCGACCGCTTGAATCGCCAACCGTTGGATGCGCCGCCTCGCCACATCAGGCGCGCAGTCGAATACATGCGGGCCAATCTTCATCTGCCGCTGACGGTCGCGGATATTGCCGGCAACGTCGGGATCAGCAGCCGGTTGCTGCAGTCAGGGTTTCGCAGGATCCACGGGACGACGCCGGTCGCTTATCTGCGGCGAATTCGACTCGAGGCGATCCACGACGAGCTGTCGCGACCGGAGAATCTGCTTCCGGTCAGCGAGGTCGCATGGAAGTGGGGTTTTACCCACATGGGCCGGTTTGCTGCGTCGTATCGTTCGGCATTCGGGCTGTATCCGTCGGAGACAGTCCGTCGCGCCCGGGGCTTCTGCGGCTGA
- a CDS encoding AAA family ATPase, producing MTGFNDEEEADDPRHPEEHIAPVPRISVQAFCETDQTLKAVTAAGEDRRLAKAHLTAKEGGLAAAIEVYESMPTPNVIVIESDGTRDILEGLDDLAGVCDPGTRVVVIGNPSDTAPYRELVRRGVNDYVVGPVETLDVVRSICSLFSASEAIITGRVIAVVGAKGGVGASTVAHNVAWTIARDLSLDSVVIDLDLAFGTAGLDYNQDPAQGIANAVLSQDRPDTALMERLLAKCTDRLSLLAAPATLDRVYDFGAEAFDAVFDTLRMTTPCIVLDVPHQWSAWTKRALVNADDIVIVAEPDLANLRNTKNMLSVLKAARPNDRPPLYCINQVGMHKRAEIEVKAFAKTMESQPIAVIPFDSKLFSTAANNGQMIAEVSKNHRTTELFQTMANRLAGRGEVKKPKRSLLGPLLKKLKGRSGRGSAPHRKAS from the coding sequence ATGACAGGCTTCAACGACGAAGAAGAAGCGGACGATCCGCGGCACCCCGAGGAACACATTGCACCGGTTCCTCGCATCTCCGTGCAGGCCTTCTGCGAGACCGACCAGACGCTCAAGGCGGTGACCGCCGCGGGCGAGGATCGCCGGCTCGCCAAGGCGCATCTCACCGCCAAGGAAGGCGGCTTGGCTGCGGCGATCGAAGTCTATGAATCGATGCCGACGCCGAACGTGATCGTGATCGAATCCGACGGCACGCGCGACATCCTCGAAGGTCTCGACGATCTCGCCGGCGTCTGCGATCCCGGCACCCGCGTGGTCGTGATCGGCAATCCCAGCGATACCGCGCCCTATCGCGAGCTGGTGCGGCGCGGCGTCAACGACTACGTCGTCGGCCCGGTCGAGACGCTCGACGTGGTCCGCTCGATCTGCAGCCTGTTCTCGGCGTCCGAAGCCATCATCACCGGCCGCGTCATCGCGGTGGTCGGCGCCAAGGGCGGCGTCGGCGCGTCCACCGTCGCGCACAACGTGGCCTGGACCATCGCCCGCGACCTTTCGCTCGATTCCGTCGTGATCGATCTCGACCTCGCCTTCGGCACTGCGGGTCTCGATTACAACCAGGACCCGGCGCAGGGGATCGCCAATGCGGTGCTGTCGCAGGACCGGCCCGACACGGCGCTGATGGAGCGCCTGCTCGCCAAATGCACCGATCGCCTCAGCCTGCTCGCTGCGCCCGCCACCCTCGACCGCGTCTATGATTTCGGCGCCGAAGCGTTCGACGCGGTGTTCGACACGCTGCGCATGACCACGCCCTGCATCGTGCTCGACGTTCCCCATCAATGGTCCGCCTGGACCAAGCGCGCGCTGGTCAACGCCGACGACATCGTGATCGTGGCCGAGCCCGATCTCGCCAACCTGCGCAACACCAAGAACATGCTGAGCGTGCTGAAGGCGGCGCGGCCGAACGACCGGCCGCCGCTGTACTGCATCAACCAGGTCGGCATGCACAAGCGCGCGGAGATCGAGGTCAAGGCGTTCGCCAAGACCATGGAGAGCCAGCCGATCGCGGTGATCCCGTTCGATTCGAAGCTGTTCTCGACCGCGGCCAATAACGGCCAGATGATCGCGGAGGTCTCCAAGAACCACCGCACCACCGAGCTGTTCCAGACCATGGCCAACCGCCTCGCCGGGCGCGGCGAGGTGAAGAAGCCGAAGCGTTCGCTGCTCGGCCCGCTCCTGAAGAAGCTGAAGGGCCGCTCGGGTCGCGGATCCGCCCCGCATCGCAAGGCGTCGTAG
- a CDS encoding CpaD family pilus assembly protein codes for MTKKTADRRRGLSIALAVTGLSIMLGACNTTGEIVTQTVPTDYRQRHPIAVQEAKKSIVIFVGKARGGLSDAQHSDVAGIARDWVREGSGSVVVDVPVDTANSRAAAATYQEIRSVLASGGVPSRAIVKHPYRPEDPALLPTIRLSYSRIAAVAGPCGLWPEDVGPSILDPGYNENRPYFNLGCASQRNLAAMIDNPADLEQPRSETPVYTARRDVAFDRYRKGTPIATPNPDAEKAKLSDTGK; via the coding sequence ATGACGAAAAAGACAGCGGATCGACGTCGCGGCTTAAGCATTGCGCTGGCGGTGACGGGGCTCTCCATCATGCTCGGCGCCTGCAACACCACCGGCGAGATCGTCACCCAGACGGTGCCGACCGACTACCGCCAGCGCCACCCGATCGCGGTGCAGGAGGCCAAGAAGTCGATCGTGATCTTCGTCGGCAAGGCGCGCGGCGGCCTCTCGGACGCGCAGCACTCCGACGTCGCAGGCATCGCCCGGGACTGGGTGCGCGAAGGCAGCGGCTCCGTCGTCGTCGACGTGCCTGTAGACACCGCCAATTCGCGCGCTGCGGCGGCGACCTATCAGGAAATCCGTTCCGTGCTGGCATCCGGCGGCGTGCCGTCGCGCGCCATCGTCAAGCATCCCTATCGGCCCGAGGATCCCGCCCTGCTGCCCACCATCCGCCTCAGCTATTCCAGGATCGCCGCGGTCGCCGGCCCCTGCGGGCTGTGGCCGGAGGACGTCGGGCCGTCCATCCTGGATCCCGGCTACAACGAGAACCGGCCGTACTTCAATCTGGGCTGCGCCAGCCAGCGCAACCTCGCGGCGATGATCGACAATCCCGCCGACCTCGAGCAGCCGCGGTCGGAAACACCGGTTTATACCGCGCGGCGCGACGTCGCCTTCGACCGCTATCGCAAGGGCACCCCGATCGCCACTCCCAATCCCGACGCCGAGAAGGCCAAACTCAGCGACACAGGCAAATGA
- a CDS encoding YraN family protein, with protein MAKAEVPAEPKVASPERVAAFRTGISAESRAAAYLMAKGYRILAKRYRTPHGEIDLVARRRNLIAFVEVKARASLDDAAYAVTPRQQLRIINAAQGWLVAHPEHAEFEFRFDAMLIAPRSLPRHVLAAFDAST; from the coding sequence ATGGCGAAGGCTGAGGTGCCTGCGGAACCGAAGGTCGCCTCGCCCGAGCGCGTCGCCGCGTTCCGCACCGGCATCTCGGCCGAAAGCCGCGCCGCCGCCTATCTCATGGCCAAGGGCTACCGCATCCTGGCAAAACGCTACCGCACGCCGCATGGCGAGATCGACCTCGTGGCGCGCCGCCGCAACCTGATCGCCTTCGTCGAGGTCAAGGCACGCGCCAGCCTCGATGACGCCGCCTACGCCGTCACGCCCCGCCAGCAGCTACGCATCATCAACGCCGCCCAAGGCTGGCTCGTAGCGCATCCCGAGCATGCCGAATTCGAATTCCGATTCGACGCCATGCTGATTGCGCCGCGCTCGCTTCCGCGCCATGTGTTGGCGGCATTCGACGCCTCGACCTGA
- the gshB gene encoding glutathione synthase, producing MKLNVAVQMDPIARINIKGDSTFALLLEAQKRGHGLSYYTPDKLSMVGEELVAPVQLLTVRDEPGDHFTLGEPKREALNGFDVVLLRQDPPFDLAYITSTHFLERIHPKTLVVNDPASVRNAPEKLFVMNFPQLMPPTLISRDLDEINAFRDQHGAVVMKPLHGHGGAAVFRVMPQDMNFGSLFDMFSVTFKEPWVIQQFIPEVKHGDKRIILVNGEFAGAVNRVPAADDLRSNMVRGGAAQETELTPREREICATVGPALREKGLLFVGIDVINGNLTEINVTSPTGIRAIARLGGPDVAAKIWDVIEQKRKK from the coding sequence ATGAAACTGAACGTCGCCGTCCAGATGGACCCCATCGCCCGCATCAACATCAAGGGCGATTCCACCTTTGCGCTGCTGCTGGAGGCGCAGAAGCGCGGCCATGGCCTGTCCTATTACACGCCCGACAAGCTCTCGATGGTCGGCGAGGAGCTGGTCGCTCCGGTCCAGCTCCTGACCGTGCGCGACGAGCCCGGCGATCATTTCACCCTCGGCGAACCCAAGCGCGAGGCGCTCAACGGCTTTGACGTGGTGCTGCTGCGCCAGGACCCGCCGTTCGACCTCGCCTACATCACCTCGACGCACTTCCTGGAGCGCATCCATCCGAAGACGCTGGTGGTCAATGACCCGGCCTCGGTGCGCAACGCGCCCGAAAAACTATTCGTGATGAATTTTCCGCAGCTGATGCCGCCGACGCTGATCTCGCGCGACCTCGACGAGATCAACGCGTTCCGCGACCAGCACGGTGCCGTCGTGATGAAGCCGCTGCACGGCCATGGCGGCGCGGCGGTGTTCCGCGTGATGCCGCAGGACATGAATTTCGGCTCGCTGTTCGACATGTTCTCGGTGACGTTCAAGGAGCCCTGGGTGATCCAGCAGTTCATTCCCGAGGTGAAGCACGGCGACAAGCGCATCATCCTCGTCAACGGCGAGTTTGCCGGCGCGGTGAACCGCGTGCCGGCCGCCGACGACCTCCGCTCCAACATGGTGCGCGGCGGCGCGGCGCAGGAGACCGAGCTCACCCCGCGCGAGCGCGAGATCTGCGCCACCGTCGGCCCGGCGCTGCGCGAGAAGGGCCTGCTGTTCGTCGGCATCGACGTCATCAACGGCAATCTCACCGAGATCAACGTGACCTCGCCGACCGGCATCCGCGCGATCGCGCGGCTCGGCGGCCCTGACGTTGCGGCGAAGATCTGGGACGTGATCGAGCAGAAGCGGAAGAAGTAG
- the cpaB gene encoding Flp pilus assembly protein CpaB, protein MNTARIVVLVIALGAGGVAAYLASGYQNAPAPVAPVAEKLPTVEVLIAKNDIQLGQAVKPDDLQWQSWPAATASSAFIRRDARPDAQMQIAGAIARVPLMQGEPIREQKLVRAEGSGFMAAILPSGMRAVSTEISAETGAGGFILPNDRVDVVLTRRLKNPDPSGATAGNDLIVSEVILSNIRVLAIDQAPKEKDGQTAVIGKTVTLELKPDQVATLSAARQGGTLQLALRSIVDVNATELTVGDQSAKRSDGVNVIRYGVQVRQLTSQK, encoded by the coding sequence ATGAACACCGCACGCATTGTCGTTCTCGTCATCGCGCTGGGCGCCGGCGGCGTCGCAGCATATCTGGCGAGCGGCTATCAGAACGCACCCGCGCCCGTCGCGCCCGTCGCCGAGAAGCTGCCGACGGTCGAGGTTCTGATCGCGAAGAACGACATCCAGCTCGGCCAAGCCGTAAAGCCCGACGACCTGCAATGGCAATCCTGGCCGGCGGCGACCGCGAGCAGCGCCTTCATCCGCCGCGACGCCAGGCCCGACGCCCAGATGCAGATCGCCGGCGCGATCGCACGCGTCCCGTTGATGCAGGGCGAGCCGATCCGCGAGCAGAAGCTGGTAAGGGCCGAGGGCTCGGGCTTCATGGCCGCGATCCTGCCCTCGGGCATGCGGGCCGTCTCCACCGAGATTTCCGCCGAGACCGGCGCCGGCGGCTTCATCCTGCCAAACGACCGCGTCGATGTCGTCCTGACACGCCGCCTGAAGAATCCCGACCCCAGCGGCGCAACCGCCGGCAACGACCTCATCGTGTCCGAGGTCATCCTGTCCAATATCCGTGTGCTCGCGATCGACCAGGCGCCGAAGGAAAAGGACGGCCAGACCGCCGTGATCGGCAAGACCGTCACGCTTGAGCTCAAGCCCGATCAGGTCGCGACGCTGTCGGCCGCGCGCCAGGGCGGCACGCTCCAGCTCGCGCTGCGCAGCATCGTCGATGTCAACGCGACCGAGCTCACGGTCGGGGATCAGTCGGCCAAGCGTTCCGACGGGGTCAACGTGATCCGTTACGGGGTGCAGGTGCGGCAACTGACGTCACAGAAGTGA
- a CDS encoding penicillin-binding protein activator, with the protein MLGPRHPKSPAPGPLSSGATRRSALGLLLGTPLLSACAGVQQSLSQFSNPFSSSSAPPAQPAGPPQQATTAGSGGVKVAVILPLSAAGNAGLAAQSMRNAAEMALAEFQNPNIQLLIKDDNGSPQGAQAGAQQAVEEGAEIILGPLFAQSVPAVAQVARARNIPVIAFSTDSSIAGRGVYLLSFLPESDVNRIVEYSASIGKRSFAVLLPDNAYGNVVEAAVKAAVPRRGGRIVAFEKYGADRATPARTVAQQLGSADALFIADDGDAVVTVADAMTAAGANLRNIQLLGTGLWDNPRVYASSALQGGLYAAPDPAGFRAFAGRYRTKYGAEPIRTATLAYDAVALVAALARTQGGQRFSSDVLTNPSGFAGIDGLFRFRADGTNERGLAVMKVTTGGGVAVAGSPKSFGA; encoded by the coding sequence ATGCTGGGCCCGCGTCATCCAAAATCTCCCGCTCCGGGGCCCCTGTCATCGGGTGCGACCCGGCGGAGCGCGCTCGGCCTGTTGCTCGGCACGCCGCTGCTGTCGGCCTGCGCCGGCGTGCAGCAGAGCCTCAGCCAGTTCTCCAACCCTTTCTCCAGCTCATCCGCGCCGCCGGCCCAGCCGGCAGGTCCCCCGCAACAGGCGACGACCGCCGGCAGCGGCGGGGTCAAGGTTGCGGTGATCCTGCCGCTCTCGGCCGCGGGCAATGCGGGTCTCGCCGCGCAGTCCATGCGCAATGCCGCCGAGATGGCGCTGGCCGAGTTCCAGAACCCGAACATCCAGCTGCTGATCAAGGACGACAATGGCAGCCCGCAGGGCGCTCAGGCCGGCGCGCAGCAGGCTGTCGAGGAAGGCGCCGAGATCATCCTCGGGCCGCTGTTCGCGCAATCGGTGCCGGCGGTGGCGCAGGTCGCGCGCGCCCGCAACATTCCGGTGATCGCGTTCTCGACCGACTCCAGCATCGCCGGCCGCGGTGTCTATCTGCTCTCGTTCCTGCCGGAGTCCGACGTCAACCGCATCGTCGAATATTCGGCCAGCATCGGAAAGCGCTCCTTTGCCGTGCTGCTGCCCGATAACGCCTATGGCAATGTCGTCGAGGCCGCCGTGAAGGCGGCGGTGCCGCGGCGCGGCGGGCGCATCGTCGCGTTCGAGAAATACGGCGCCGATCGCGCCACCCCGGCGCGGACCGTGGCGCAGCAGCTCGGCAGCGCGGATGCGCTGTTCATTGCCGACGACGGCGATGCGGTGGTGACGGTCGCGGATGCGATGACCGCGGCGGGCGCGAATTTGCGCAACATCCAGCTGCTCGGCACTGGCCTGTGGGACAATCCGCGCGTCTATGCGAGCTCGGCGCTGCAGGGCGGCCTCTATGCCGCGCCGGATCCGGCCGGCTTCCGCGCCTTCGCCGGCCGCTACCGCACGAAGTACGGCGCGGAGCCGATCCGCACCGCGACACTCGCCTATGACGCCGTCGCGCTCGTCGCCGCGCTGGCGCGCACGCAAGGCGGCCAGCGCTTCTCCTCCGATGTGCTCACCAACCCCTCCGGCTTCGCCGGCATCGACGGCCTGTTCCGCTTCCGCGCCGACGGCACCAATGAGCGCGGCCTTGCCGTGATGAAGGTGACGACGGGCGGTGGTGTTGCGGTGGCGGGCTCGCCGAAGAGTTTTGGGGCGTAG